The following DNA comes from Nicotiana sylvestris chromosome 10, ASM39365v2, whole genome shotgun sequence.
ATCCCACTAGTATGTTTATTCGATCAGATATTCGGATAGTATATAATATGCACAGTCAAATCTCTCTCAaaagtcttttctttttttcttaaatttcgtgtcAATTCAAACTATATCATCTAATATGAAACGGATGGAATAttatagagaacatataataTAAGATAACATAAAAATTTGATTCCAAAAAAAACTTAACGATtgtaataaaatattattataaaGGATGATGTTATAGAAAAGTTTGACTATATATATAGTCAGTTGTCAACACTAATTGTTCTATCAGACATCATTAAAAAAAATCACAAGATTTAAAAGCTggaaaaattagaagaaaaaaggATTATTACGACATGCAGAGAGTAGAGTCTTATTGATCGAATTCCTACTTTGCCTAGGTAGAAAATATGAGATAAAAAGTTACAACTCGAAGAATCAAAGTTGAAGACCACTCCCTTGAAGTTTCAAACTGGTAATATGATCGAGTCGTTCTTCCATCTCAGGTGTTATGTGATTCTTCCAAGCTTTAGGCCTGAGTAATTAATGAAGAATTGCTATTGACCCACACAAAATCTATTTTCCATCCCATTCCTTCATCTTCTCTCCCCTCCCCCATTCAAGGAACTGAACAGCCAAAGTAAACAAATGTTAGAACAGAGTGTTAAATATATTAGAACCCAGTAAATCGGGTAAAATGGAGAATCTAATATATGAAAAATATAGAGTCCCATGGGTGGGTGGGTTGCCTTTTCTTTTTCCACCCAAAAGACGACGACATACCGGAGGTGACTGTCATGGCactctatattttttatatattagatTCTCCATTTTTCCCGATTTATTGGGTTCTGATATATTTAACACTATTCTAACATTTGTTTACTTTGGCTGTTCAGTTACTTGAATGGGGGAGGGGAGAGAAGATGAAGAAATTGCATTTGTGTGGGTCAATAGCAATTTTTCAATAATTACTTAGACCTAAAGTCATTTCATTCGTTATTTGCCACGACATCAGCAAGAGAGTTACACACTACCTACTAGTGTGTCAGAGAAGGGTTCAATAGACACACTACCTACTAACGTTAGGTGTTGAATAGGAAACAACCTTAGTTGAGGTGTCTAAGTCAAAAAGCATGACAACTTTTAAGTGGTTGTTTAGGTATTTGGCCTAGTCTAAAACACTGTCTAGCACTGTCTCCCGCAACCAAATGAAATACACTAATTAATTACTACCAACTTTTTCATATTGGATTGAGCTCTAAGAAAGTCGTCGCTTTAGCTGATATTTCTGAGTTCCACCATGTTTTCCTCCCCTAAACTCCGCTATGAAAATGGCCCAACAACCACCTCAAAACCCGAATCTAAACCCATAACCGGAACCGAAATTGAGGCAGAGTTCTCACACCACGACCTCACCGTAGCCCGAATCAACAATGGCAGCTTCGGATCATGCCCGTTATCAATAATCTCTGCCCAACAACAATGGCAACTCCAATTCCTTAAACAACCCGATTACTTCTACTTCAACACCTTCAAACCCTCCATGCTTAAATCTCGTACCTTAATCCAATCCTTAGTCAACGCCGAAGATGTCGACGAAATCTCCATCGTCGATAACGCCACCACTGCCGCCGCAATCGTCCTCCAACATGTCACTTGGTCTTTCTTTACTTCCAATTTTCAACCCGGTGATGCCGCCGTTATGCTCCATTACGCTTATGGTTCCGTTAAAAAATCCGTTCAGGCGTATGTTGCACGCGCCGGCGGCAAGGTAATTGAGGTCCAGTTACCTTTTCCGTTATTGTCGAATGAAGAAATTATTACTGAATTTGATAAAGCTCTTAAAATGGGGAAAATAAATGGAGGGAAAATTAGGTTAGCTGTAATTGATCATATTACTTCTATGCCTAGTGTTGTTATACCTGTTAAggaacttgttaagatgtgtagAGATGAAGGCGTTGATATTATTTTTGTTGATGGTGCTCATGCTATTGGAAATGTTGAAGTTGATGTAGGTGATATTGGAGCTGATTTTTATACTAGTAATTTGCATAAATGGTTTTTTTCTCCGCCTTCCGCGGCATTTTTGTATTGTAAGAAATCGGATAAGGTATTGGATTTGCATCATCCTGTGGTATCAATTGAGTATGGGAACGGGTTGCCAATTGAGAGTGCTTGGATAGGGACGAGGGATTATAGTGCACAATTGGTTATTCCGGAGGTACTGGAGTTTGTGAACAGGTTTGAAGGCGGGATTGAGGGGATAAGGAGAAGGAATCATGATAAGGTTGTTGAAATGGCGGAGATGTTGGTGAAGGCGTGGGGGACGAAATTGGGGACGCCACCAGAAATGTGTTCGAGTATGGCCATGGTGGGAATGCCTGCCTGTTTAGGGATTTCTAGTGATTCGGATGCTTTAAAGTTGAGGACTCATTTGAGGGTTTTGTTCAAGGTTGAGGTTCCGATATATTACAGAGCGGCATTGGAAGAGGAGGTAAATCCGATAACAGGTTATGCTAGGATCTCCCATCAAGTTTACAATACCATCGAGGATTATTATAGGTTTCGAGATGCCATTATCAAGCTTGCGAACGATGGTTTCAAATTGgggcgaggtgatcaggcaggatatggagCGGCTTcaaatttccgaggacatggcccttgatcggaaggtgtggaggtcgagcgggttgtaggttagggggtagTCAAGCGTTTCTCCTCGCTGTGCCGGCTAGTCAAATAATGTTTTGTCTAGGATTGTTAGCGGTTTTTGTTGTATTTCACATTTTGGCCTTTTCATTTATTTGTTGTATTTTACAATGCTGATACTATTTTTCTGATTTCTGTTGTTGTTACGGTACTATTTTCTCTAAGTCGAGGGTCTcctgaaaacagcctctctatccctcCGGGGTACActctaccctctccagaccccactagtaAAATTCTACcgagttgttattgttgtttataTTAGGGAAATCATTTTGAGCAAAAGCTCTAAGTACAGACAAACAATGTGTTGGTAAGCTGATTAACAACAGTTTGAGTATAAAGAAATCTCATAAAGTTTCACATATTCATTGCTAAATCCCCTGAGGCCTAAAGTAAAACAAAAGGCAGCTACTTGCATTGGAATTTAGGAGCAACTCCATTTTGCTAAATGTCAAAGCATCTTGATCTGATTTGTGAAAGGACAATTCAGAAAAATCAAATATTCCTCTGCACTATGAGCCTTACTAATTTCACAAACTGCAATAATCATGCCACTACTATCAAATAGCGTTGTGCGTTGAT
Coding sequences within:
- the LOC104216480 gene encoding probable L-cysteine desulfhydrase, chloroplastic, whose translation is MFSSPKLRYENGPTTTSKPESKPITGTEIEAEFSHHDLTVARINNGSFGSCPLSIISAQQQWQLQFLKQPDYFYFNTFKPSMLKSRTLIQSLVNAEDVDEISIVDNATTAAAIVLQHVTWSFFTSNFQPGDAAVMLHYAYGSVKKSVQAYVARAGGKVIEVQLPFPLLSNEEIITEFDKALKMGKINGGKIRLAVIDHITSMPSVVIPVKELVKMCRDEGVDIIFVDGAHAIGNVEVDVGDIGADFYTSNLHKWFFSPPSAAFLYCKKSDKVLDLHHPVVSIEYGNGLPIESAWIGTRDYSAQLVIPEVLEFVNRFEGGIEGIRRRNHDKVVEMAEMLVKAWGTKLGTPPEMCSSMAMVGMPACLGISSDSDALKLRTHLRVLFKVEVPIYYRAALEEEVNPITGYARISHQVYNTIEDYYRFRDAIIKLANDGFKLGRGDQAGYGAASNFRGHGP